The following are encoded together in the Robertmurraya sp. FSL R5-0851 genome:
- a CDS encoding TetR/AcrR family transcriptional regulator has product MNEKDRQIIEVSMRLFASKGFSTTSIQEIATESGISKGAFYLHFKSKDDLLLAILQYHFEMIEQAFSEVITSSQSPREKFISQQMALYSHFLTHRDFLIMLTKEQAIPRNETIKHLLLGKQMDSHQHYRQSIIDIYGPDIEPYSWDITIILEGMIKSYMGVLLFSSPDFNIKQVTEFILKRTDSIVKDIYEDSPFLTNDKVEEIIHFFLSSDQPSLSNVLKNLEEEIDKIGEDELLVTFQVLKEELEKEKPRAPVIQGMLSNFSGYPSLDHYKNLISEYYSRK; this is encoded by the coding sequence ATGAACGAAAAAGACAGGCAAATTATCGAAGTGAGCATGAGGCTTTTTGCTAGTAAAGGATTTTCAACCACATCTATCCAAGAAATCGCAACAGAAAGTGGAATATCAAAAGGAGCCTTTTATTTACACTTTAAATCAAAAGATGACTTACTATTAGCTATTTTACAATACCATTTTGAGATGATAGAGCAAGCTTTCTCAGAAGTAATAACAAGCTCACAAAGTCCTAGAGAAAAGTTTATTTCTCAACAGATGGCATTATATTCACATTTTCTTACGCATAGAGACTTTCTTATTATGCTCACAAAAGAGCAAGCGATTCCGAGAAATGAAACCATTAAACATTTGTTACTAGGGAAGCAAATGGACTCTCATCAACACTATCGCCAAAGCATTATTGATATTTACGGTCCGGACATTGAACCGTACTCATGGGACATAACGATCATCCTTGAAGGCATGATTAAATCGTATATGGGGGTTTTATTATTTTCTTCCCCTGATTTTAATATCAAACAGGTTACTGAGTTTATTCTTAAAAGAACAGATAGTATAGTGAAGGATATTTATGAGGACAGTCCCTTCTTAACAAACGACAAAGTCGAAGAAATCATCCATTTCTTCCTTTCGTCTGATCAGCCATCGTTATCAAATGTATTAAAAAACTTAGAAGAAGAGATAGATAAAATAGGAGAAGACGAACTGCTAGTCACTTTTCAAGTATTAAAAGAGGAACTTGAAAAAGAAAAGCCACGAGCTCCTGTCATTCAAGGAATGCTATCAAACTTCAGTGGTTATCCTAGCCTAGATCACTATAAAAATCTCATTTCAGAATATTATTCAAGAAAATAA
- a CDS encoding nucleobase:cation symporter-2 family protein produces MKTNPFKLTSLGIQHVLAMYAGAVIVPLIVGGALGLTGEQLTYLVSIDILMCGVATLLQVWKNKFFGIGLPVVLGCTFTAVGPMIAIGGEYGISAIYGSILVSGLFVVLIAKFFGKLVRFFPPVVTGSVVTIIGITLIPVAINNMAGGQGSPDFGSMTNISLAFGTLLFIIVLYRFFTGFVRSVSILLGLLAGTVVAAFMGMVNFSAVAEASWFHMVTPFYFGMPTFEITAILTMILVAMVSLVESTGVYFALSDICEEEVTEKDLANGYRAEGLAILLGGLFNAFPYTTYSQNVGLLQITGVKSKNVIYTTGAMLILLGFIPKIGALTTIIPTSVLGGAMIAMFGMVIAYGIKMLSKVNFASQENLLIIACSVGIGLGVTAVPDLFAQMPSSIRILTDNGIVAGSITAILLNIVFNVAPKAERVQPVLNEQKAS; encoded by the coding sequence ATGAAAACAAATCCGTTCAAACTTACTTCTTTAGGAATTCAACATGTGCTTGCCATGTATGCAGGGGCAGTTATTGTTCCACTAATTGTTGGGGGAGCACTTGGATTAACTGGCGAGCAATTAACATACTTAGTTTCAATCGATATTTTAATGTGCGGTGTGGCAACACTTTTACAAGTCTGGAAAAATAAATTCTTTGGAATCGGGTTACCTGTTGTTCTTGGTTGTACATTTACAGCTGTTGGTCCGATGATTGCCATTGGTGGAGAATACGGGATTTCAGCTATCTATGGATCCATCTTAGTTTCTGGTTTATTCGTAGTTTTGATTGCAAAGTTTTTTGGAAAGCTCGTTCGATTTTTCCCACCTGTTGTAACAGGTTCAGTTGTAACGATTATCGGTATTACCTTAATTCCTGTTGCTATTAACAACATGGCTGGTGGTCAAGGAAGCCCTGATTTTGGTTCGATGACGAACATTTCTTTAGCTTTTGGAACTCTTCTTTTTATTATTGTTTTATACCGCTTTTTCACAGGTTTTGTTCGTTCGGTTTCGATTCTTTTAGGTTTATTAGCAGGTACAGTAGTTGCTGCCTTTATGGGAATGGTTAATTTTTCGGCTGTAGCTGAAGCTAGCTGGTTCCATATGGTCACTCCTTTCTATTTCGGAATGCCAACATTTGAAATCACCGCGATTTTAACGATGATTCTTGTTGCAATGGTAAGTTTGGTTGAGTCAACTGGAGTATATTTTGCTTTAAGTGATATTTGTGAAGAGGAAGTTACGGAAAAGGATCTAGCCAATGGCTATCGTGCGGAAGGTTTAGCGATTCTTCTTGGTGGATTATTTAACGCTTTCCCTTACACTACTTATTCTCAAAACGTTGGTCTTTTACAAATTACGGGAGTAAAAAGCAAAAATGTGATTTATACAACGGGAGCTATGTTAATTCTATTAGGATTTATTCCTAAAATCGGCGCCTTAACAACGATCATTCCTACATCTGTTCTAGGCGGAGCCATGATTGCGATGTTCGGAATGGTTATCGCGTATGGTATTAAAATGTTAAGCAAAGTGAACTTTGCGTCACAAGAAAACTTATTAATTATTGCTTGTTCGGTTGGAATTGGTCTTGGTGTCACAGCTGTTCCTGACCTTTTTGCTCAAATGCCATCAAGCATTCGTATTTTGACTGACAATGGAATTGTGGCTGGTAGTATTACAGCCATTTTATTAAATATTGTATTTAATGTTGCTCCGAAAGCAGAACGCGTTCAACCGGTTTTGAATGAGCAGAAAGCATCTTAA
- a CDS encoding ISLre2 family transposase has product MKKDTIQLPTLKELEKDLFVMLQKTFGEVLTKQLEEMDQQIAENRDKKRFYLQDKRAVEMDTSFGSIIINRNYYRDREKGGYVYLLDHYLEFEGSKGFSPLVETMAMEMAVQGTSYRHASSMIEKLLGYKVISHETIRQHLLQTEVTFVKPTDQLRKVLFVEVDGLYVKRQRGKRRGREEKIASVHEGWIVNGKRTSLIAKRHYVHKGKEAFWEGFEQFLIDNYNYNPSEHHLVINGDGAQWITACQDHYKNAFFVIDRFHVAREVKTLFKGHKRYRVIRKKLAQYDAKGFLVELNSAVGTLENEKKEERLEEFIQQLSKYPQALGDYREWLKEKDIDTSHYRPMGSAEGTMSVFAKRLKNGRSWCDKGIQAFIDFMVGMKDELEIKTILGRINPNDQTASVSQPKYYVEKLKSSVGELTRNNLSYLNRQKGKPIYHALQALRGF; this is encoded by the coding sequence ATGAAAAAAGATACCATACAATTACCCACATTAAAAGAACTGGAAAAAGATTTATTTGTTATGCTTCAAAAGACATTTGGTGAAGTTCTCACGAAGCAACTCGAAGAAATGGATCAACAGATTGCAGAAAATAGAGATAAAAAGAGATTTTACCTTCAGGATAAGCGAGCCGTAGAGATGGATACTTCATTCGGTTCTATTATCATCAATCGGAATTACTATAGGGACAGGGAAAAGGGTGGATACGTTTATCTCCTTGATCACTATTTAGAGTTTGAGGGGTCAAAAGGTTTCAGTCCCCTAGTTGAAACGATGGCAATGGAAATGGCAGTTCAAGGTACATCCTATCGTCATGCTTCCTCCATGATTGAGAAACTACTAGGTTACAAAGTAATCAGCCATGAGACTATTCGTCAACACCTTCTACAAACAGAAGTTACTTTCGTCAAGCCGACCGACCAATTGAGGAAAGTGCTCTTTGTAGAAGTAGACGGACTATATGTGAAAAGGCAACGTGGAAAACGACGTGGGCGGGAAGAAAAGATTGCTTCCGTACATGAGGGCTGGATAGTCAACGGGAAACGAACATCCTTAATCGCAAAACGTCACTATGTCCACAAAGGTAAAGAAGCGTTCTGGGAAGGATTTGAGCAGTTCTTAATAGATAATTACAACTACAATCCGAGTGAACATCACCTCGTAATTAATGGGGATGGAGCCCAGTGGATTACGGCTTGTCAGGATCACTATAAGAATGCATTCTTTGTCATCGACCGATTCCATGTAGCTCGTGAGGTTAAAACGCTTTTCAAAGGCCATAAGAGATATAGAGTCATTCGTAAGAAACTGGCTCAATATGATGCGAAAGGATTCCTAGTGGAACTTAATAGTGCAGTTGGTACTCTTGAAAACGAAAAGAAAGAAGAACGGTTAGAAGAGTTCATACAACAGCTGTCAAAATATCCTCAGGCCCTTGGAGATTATCGCGAATGGTTGAAGGAAAAAGACATAGACACCAGCCACTATCGTCCAATGGGAAGTGCGGAAGGAACGATGAGTGTATTCGCTAAACGGCTTAAAAACGGCCGCAGCTGGTGCGATAAAGGAATACAAGCATTTATTGACTTTATGGTTGGTATGAAGGATGAATTAGAAATCAAGACGATTTTAGGACGAATTAACCCTAACGATCAAACCGCTTCTGTTTCTCAGCCAAAATATTATGTGGAAAAGTTAAAGAGTTCAGTCGGAGAGCTAACAAGAAATAATTTATCATATTTAAATCGGCAAAAAGGAAAGCCGATATACCATGCTTTACAAGCCTTACGAGGTTTTTAA
- a CDS encoding YceI family protein, which produces MTKAKWAVDTAHSNVDFSIKHMMIAKTNGAFHKFDAEIEADPTDLTTANIVFNVDVASIDTRNEDRDNHLRSADFFDVENYPTMTFKSTSIERKDKDEYNVTGDLTLHGVTKSETFVVTFEGQGKDPWGNEKVGFSAEGTVNRSDYGLTWNAALETGGVLVGDKVKFSISLEAAKAE; this is translated from the coding sequence ATGACAAAAGCAAAATGGGCAGTTGACACAGCACACAGCAACGTAGATTTTTCAATCAAACATATGATGATCGCTAAAACAAATGGTGCATTCCATAAGTTCGACGCAGAAATTGAAGCAGATCCAACTGACTTAACAACTGCTAACATCGTGTTTAACGTAGATGTAGCAAGCATTGATACTCGTAACGAAGATCGTGACAACCACCTTCGTTCTGCTGATTTCTTTGATGTGGAAAACTATCCAACTATGACTTTCAAATCTACTTCAATCGAAAGAAAAGACAAAGATGAGTACAACGTAACTGGAGACCTTACTCTTCACGGCGTAACAAAATCTGAAACTTTTGTTGTCACTTTCGAAGGTCAAGGCAAAGATCCTTGGGGTAATGAAAAGGTTGGTTTCAGTGCAGAAGGTACAGTAAACCGCAGTGATTACGGTCTAACTTGGAACGCTGCTCTTGAAACAGGTGGAGTTCTTGTTGGAGATAAAGTGAAGTTTTCTATTTCTCTAGAGGCAGCAAAAGCTGAGTAA
- a CDS encoding IS4 family transposase: MDQITRKTSFGQWFSPINLQLFEENVKTMKLDYYTKKLTTESFLKLLLFAQLQEIESLHALGDCLFDDQLQKGIDLDSISISQLSRRLNGINPDLFQRLFLDLVSQIHAKTHYTKLVMPLKIIDSSTLPLNLTNHKWAKFRKTKAGVKLHLRLVFMEKGISYPEKAVMTTAKEHDRGQLEIMVDDKECMYVFDRGYLDYERFDRMTDDSYFFLSRLRKNAVIRNVYDFKLPKDTAVLSDQMVLIGTTQNRAENYFRLLKVIDSKGNELHLITNRFDLSAEEISEMYKSRWAIELFFKWIKQHLSIKKFYGQSEWAIQNQVFIALIVFCLHVLVQIETRSKRKTLQISRYLRAALWKPANVWLRKIEGKAIP; this comes from the coding sequence ATGGACCAGATTACACGAAAAACTTCATTTGGACAATGGTTTTCACCTATAAATCTTCAATTATTTGAAGAAAACGTGAAAACGATGAAATTAGATTACTATACGAAAAAATTAACGACAGAGTCATTTCTAAAATTACTACTTTTTGCGCAGCTACAAGAAATTGAAAGTCTGCATGCGCTGGGTGATTGTCTTTTCGATGACCAGCTTCAAAAAGGGATAGACCTTGATTCTATTAGTATTTCTCAGTTGTCACGGCGGTTAAACGGCATAAACCCTGATCTATTTCAAAGGCTTTTCCTTGATTTAGTGTCACAAATTCATGCCAAAACGCATTACACGAAACTCGTGATGCCGTTAAAAATCATTGATTCAAGCACATTGCCACTTAATTTGACCAATCATAAATGGGCTAAATTCCGCAAAACAAAAGCAGGTGTAAAGTTACATTTGCGCCTTGTGTTTATGGAAAAGGGTATATCCTATCCTGAAAAGGCCGTTATGACAACGGCAAAAGAACATGACCGTGGTCAGCTTGAAATCATGGTGGATGACAAGGAATGCATGTATGTGTTTGACCGTGGTTATCTAGACTACGAGCGCTTTGATCGCATGACTGATGATAGCTACTTCTTTCTTTCACGGCTACGCAAAAATGCAGTCATACGGAACGTATACGATTTTAAGCTACCCAAGGATACAGCTGTTTTATCAGACCAAATGGTGTTGATAGGTACGACTCAAAACCGTGCTGAAAATTACTTTCGGCTTCTAAAAGTGATTGACTCAAAAGGAAATGAACTTCATTTAATTACAAATCGTTTTGATTTAAGCGCCGAAGAAATTTCAGAAATGTATAAATCACGGTGGGCCATTGAGCTGTTTTTTAAATGGATCAAACAACATCTCAGCATCAAAAAGTTCTACGGTCAAAGCGAATGGGCGATTCAAAATCAAGTATTTATCGCACTAATTGTTTTTTGCCTACATGTTCTCGTACAAATCGAGACCAGAAGCAAGCGAAAAACCTTACAGATTAGCCGTTATCTAAGGGCTGCATTGTGGAAACCAGCGAATGTTTGGCTTCGAAAGATTGAAGGAAAAGCCATCCCTTAA
- a CDS encoding MFS transporter — protein sequence MWKNRNVWIILIGEFIAGVGLWTGIIGNLEFMQAKVPSDFLKSLILATGLLAGILVGPLAGRMTDQYSKKTIMIYSGIARMFSVIFMFLALYTGSVWWMVVFMIGIQLSAAFYFPALQSAIPLIVQENQLLQLNGVHMNVSTISRVLGTALAGAMLVVMPLSMLYVASFVAYGILLVFTFFLKMEEPELSNSALNKNGSSGFKDVLPVIKGMPVVFMTLIMALVPLLFLSGFNLMVINISEIHDDSSIKGLIYTAEGIAFMLGTFVIKRLNDKWSPFTIIFVFSTVIGLGQISLYFVENKALAILSFAIVGFAVGCFYPTVSTLFQTKVPKSFHGRFFSFRNMLDRIMFQVVLLGTGFLLDVVGLQIMVLIFGAISLLTTGIFYSKHKQQPVELEVEAVTVTK from the coding sequence TTATCGGAAACTTAGAATTTATGCAAGCGAAGGTACCTTCTGATTTTCTTAAGTCTCTTATCCTCGCTACTGGCTTATTAGCAGGAATTCTTGTTGGTCCACTTGCTGGGCGTATGACCGATCAGTATAGTAAAAAAACAATCATGATTTATTCGGGTATTGCCCGTATGTTCAGTGTCATCTTTATGTTTCTTGCGCTTTATACCGGCTCCGTCTGGTGGATGGTCGTATTTATGATTGGCATTCAGCTTTCCGCTGCTTTTTATTTTCCAGCACTACAGTCAGCTATCCCTCTAATCGTTCAAGAAAATCAACTTCTCCAACTGAATGGAGTACATATGAATGTGTCGACCATTTCACGTGTACTAGGTACGGCTTTGGCGGGTGCCATGCTTGTCGTTATGCCTTTATCTATGTTGTATGTTGCATCCTTTGTTGCTTACGGCATTTTACTCGTCTTCACCTTCTTTTTAAAAATGGAAGAGCCAGAGTTGTCCAACTCCGCACTGAACAAGAACGGATCTAGTGGATTTAAAGACGTTCTCCCTGTTATCAAAGGAATGCCCGTCGTCTTTATGACCCTTATTATGGCACTTGTTCCCTTGTTGTTTCTAAGTGGGTTTAATTTGATGGTGATTAATATTAGTGAAATTCATGATGATTCTTCGATTAAAGGCTTGATATATACAGCAGAAGGAATCGCCTTTATGTTAGGAACGTTTGTGATTAAAAGGCTCAATGATAAATGGTCTCCTTTTACCATTATTTTTGTTTTTTCAACCGTAATCGGTTTGGGTCAAATATCACTATATTTTGTTGAGAACAAGGCACTTGCCATTCTTTCTTTTGCCATAGTTGGTTTTGCGGTTGGCTGCTTTTACCCAACGGTTTCTACGCTTTTTCAAACAAAGGTTCCAAAGAGCTTTCATGGGCGCTTCTTCTCGTTCAGAAATATGCTTGATCGAATTATGTTTCAGGTCGTACTCCTGGGTACCGGTTTTTTATTAGATGTGGTCGGACTACAAATCATGGTGCTTATTTTCGGAGCCATTTCGTTGCTCACCACAGGAATTTTCTATAGTAAACATAAACAGCAGCCGGTTGAGTTAGAGGTAGAAGCTGTTACCGTTACCAAATAA
- a CDS encoding xanthine phosphoribosyltransferase, translated as MKLLQDKILQEGKVLSESVLKVDSFLNHQIDPQLMLEIGEEFARLFANEGITKILTLESSGIAPSVMTGLKLGIPVIFARKRKSLTLTDDLLTATVYSYTKQESNEISISNKFIEKGDHVLIIDDFLANGEAALGLIELVTQAGATIAGIGIVIEKSFQAGGNKLREQGWKVEPLARVESLSNGEVKFVKDKVEESV; from the coding sequence ATGAAGTTATTACAGGATAAGATTTTACAAGAGGGAAAAGTACTCTCGGAGTCTGTTTTAAAGGTTGATTCGTTTTTAAACCACCAAATAGACCCTCAGCTCATGCTAGAAATTGGTGAGGAATTCGCAAGGCTTTTTGCAAATGAAGGTATTACAAAGATTCTCACACTCGAGTCTTCAGGAATTGCTCCTTCGGTGATGACAGGACTTAAGCTTGGCATCCCTGTTATTTTTGCTAGAAAGCGTAAGTCTCTTACATTAACAGATGATCTACTAACGGCCACTGTTTATTCATACACGAAACAAGAGTCGAACGAAATCTCTATTTCTAACAAGTTTATTGAAAAAGGAGATCACGTTCTTATCATTGATGACTTTTTAGCAAATGGGGAAGCCGCCTTAGGTCTTATCGAACTTGTTACACAGGCAGGAGCAACGATTGCTGGAATTGGAATCGTCATTGAAAAATCGTTCCAAGCTGGTGGAAATAAATTAAGAGAACAAGGCTGGAAGGTTGAGCCACTAGCAAGAGTAGAGTCCCTTTCAAATGGAGAGGTCAAATTTGTAAAAGACAAGGTGGAGGAATCGGTATAA
- a CDS encoding metallophosphoesterase, with protein sequence MLLLPIADFIGWLFIFAGFSPDKVIFWIGTVVLLVMTGILGLGTFNAYNPVIRKHSIEIDKEASFSSIRVVMASDMHFGHLSGKTHANRLVQEVNSLQPDLILLPGSIMENLSATYGVYGVLGNHEYYGGGIPLYVEEMQRIGIPILMDETVVLEGGIQLVGRKDKTDRNRKHIENLLDNLDDTKPIFIMDHQPLELVQAAENGADYLMLSGHTHRRQMAPNHLITKRIFELDWGYLKKSQLHTFVSSGFGFWGPPLRIGSRSEILLIDITFTKNSLRS encoded by the coding sequence TTGTTGCTTCTTCCGATTGCTGATTTTATCGGTTGGCTCTTTATTTTTGCTGGTTTTTCACCTGACAAAGTTATTTTTTGGATTGGTACCGTTGTCCTTTTGGTGATGACCGGTATTTTGGGCCTTGGTACATTTAACGCCTATAATCCTGTGATACGGAAGCATTCTATTGAAATAGATAAAGAAGCGTCATTTTCTTCTATTCGTGTCGTCATGGCCTCCGATATGCACTTTGGCCATTTATCCGGTAAAACTCACGCGAATCGATTGGTTCAAGAAGTAAATTCACTACAGCCCGATCTGATTCTTTTACCAGGTTCCATTATGGAAAACCTTTCAGCTACATATGGTGTATACGGGGTGTTAGGAAATCATGAATATTATGGTGGCGGAATTCCCCTGTATGTAGAAGAAATGCAGCGGATTGGAATTCCTATCTTAATGGACGAAACAGTTGTTCTTGAAGGCGGCATACAGCTTGTGGGGAGAAAAGATAAGACCGATCGTAACCGTAAACACATTGAAAACCTGCTTGATAATTTAGATGATACAAAACCCATCTTTATTATGGATCACCAGCCACTAGAACTCGTTCAAGCAGCAGAGAACGGAGCCGATTATTTAATGTTGTCTGGACATACTCATCGTAGACAGATGGCACCGAACCACTTGATTACTAAAAGAATTTTCGAGCTTGATTGGGGCTATTTGAAGAAAAGTCAACTTCATACATTTGTCTCCTCAGGCTTTGGCTTTTGGGGTCCTCCGCTCCGGATTGGGAGCCGTTCAGAGATCCTTTTGATTGATATTACTTTTACTAAAAACAGTTTGCGTTCGTAG
- a CDS encoding efflux RND transporter permease subunit translates to MKSLVNFVLKNKLAVWLLTIIVTAAGIYSGTKMKMESIPDVSIPYLIVMDVYPGATAEQVMDEVSIPMEQTIEGLEDVKAVFSNSSANVAQLQIEYDYGVDMDEKKRELESALDNITLPEAAEEPTIMALSMNMMPVLALSISSTEEDIVELSTTVEETILPEINNIDGVGSTTITGQHIEEVQFTYDQEKMEALGLTEDTVKQMVQASDMALSLGLQQYEEGEEAVAIDGDIKTVDELKEMLIPVTPTAENPTPFVTLGDIATIETVGKVQSISRTNGEEAISIQITKGQQANTVEVVNQIKDLIEDEKEAIDGLVIDVTLDQGKPIEDSVFTMVEKALFGGLFAVIIILLFLRDVKSTLISIVSIPVSIFMAFLLLNWLDITLNIMTLGAITVAIGRVIDDSIVVVENIYRRMNLENEKLRGRALIREATIEMFKPILSSTLVTVAVFAPLMFVGGMVGELFRPFALTMAFALGASLIVAITIVPALSHFLFRKNLYGEKKVKQHNEVGRLATWYKGVLAKALNHKIITSLIAVVLLGGSLALTPIIGFSFMGSEEEKTIYLTYTPAAGELEAESLENIEEVEQELMKRDDIDIVQISYNNSASTDMSAIMTGGAKGALMYLIFDPDMKDFPEVKKEVEDYVFNIDHSGEWKSQNMAMGSMSSNEVSYTLYSEDLEDLNKAVNQVEEALNDVKNLEDVTSDMENPYVEHVLNVDQQDVLQYGLTTAQIVGALANTGSEDVLTTVENDGEKIDVIVQREAKTDAKSIDELLETQIPTALGTTMPLSELVTVEEGTTYNTLARSEGEYYSTVSGTVTTDDVSAATSAADKKIDELDLPKGVTLGVSGVAADMQETFTQLGVAMLAAVLIVYFILVVTFGEGLAPFAILFSLPFAVIGSFVGLWIAGETISVSVMMGLLMLIGIVVTNAIVLVDRIIHMEREGMSIRDAIIEAGATRLRPILMTAIATIGAMVPMVFGAGGSGLISKGLAITVIGGLTSSTLLTLVIVPIVYEVLSKMLKKNRKEIEEN, encoded by the coding sequence TTGAAAAGTTTAGTTAATTTCGTCCTGAAAAATAAACTTGCTGTGTGGTTATTAACCATTATTGTTACAGCTGCTGGCATATACTCTGGCACAAAGATGAAGATGGAAAGTATTCCAGATGTGTCGATTCCATATTTGATTGTCATGGATGTGTATCCAGGTGCAACAGCTGAACAAGTAATGGATGAAGTATCCATACCGATGGAGCAAACGATTGAGGGGCTTGAAGATGTGAAGGCGGTCTTTTCAAACTCATCTGCAAACGTAGCTCAATTGCAAATTGAGTACGACTATGGCGTTGATATGGATGAGAAAAAACGTGAACTTGAATCAGCACTAGATAATATCACGTTACCGGAAGCTGCTGAAGAGCCAACAATTATGGCGCTTAGTATGAATATGATGCCTGTGTTGGCTTTATCCATATCCAGCACAGAGGAAGATATTGTTGAATTATCAACAACGGTTGAAGAAACCATCTTACCGGAAATAAACAATATTGATGGTGTTGGATCCACAACCATTACAGGTCAACATATCGAAGAAGTGCAATTCACGTATGACCAAGAGAAGATGGAAGCGCTTGGTTTAACGGAAGATACCGTGAAACAAATGGTTCAAGCCAGCGATATGGCGCTATCACTAGGTCTCCAACAGTATGAAGAAGGAGAAGAAGCGGTAGCCATTGATGGAGATATAAAAACGGTTGATGAACTAAAAGAGATGCTCATTCCTGTAACTCCTACGGCAGAAAATCCAACTCCGTTTGTTACATTAGGAGATATCGCTACGATAGAAACAGTTGGAAAAGTACAATCCATTTCCCGTACAAATGGAGAAGAGGCTATTTCTATTCAAATCACAAAAGGCCAACAGGCAAATACAGTTGAAGTAGTTAATCAAATTAAAGACTTAATTGAGGATGAAAAAGAGGCCATTGATGGATTAGTCATTGATGTAACGTTAGACCAAGGAAAACCAATCGAAGACTCTGTTTTCACAATGGTCGAAAAAGCACTATTTGGTGGCTTGTTTGCGGTCATCATCATTCTTTTATTCCTGCGTGATGTAAAATCAACACTTATATCCATCGTATCGATTCCAGTGTCAATCTTTATGGCATTCTTGCTATTAAACTGGCTTGATATTACCTTAAACATTATGACTTTAGGTGCTATTACGGTAGCGATTGGTCGTGTGATTGATGACTCAATCGTTGTTGTAGAAAACATCTATAGACGAATGAATTTGGAAAATGAAAAGCTTAGAGGTCGTGCATTAATTCGTGAAGCAACGATTGAAATGTTTAAACCAATCCTGTCATCTACTCTCGTAACAGTGGCGGTATTCGCTCCACTTATGTTCGTAGGTGGGATGGTTGGCGAACTCTTTAGACCGTTTGCGTTAACGATGGCATTTGCCTTAGGTGCGTCACTAATTGTTGCGATTACGATTGTTCCAGCATTATCACATTTCTTATTCCGAAAAAATTTATACGGAGAAAAGAAAGTTAAACAGCACAACGAGGTTGGAAGATTAGCAACATGGTACAAAGGTGTGCTAGCTAAAGCGTTAAATCATAAGATCATTACCTCTCTAATTGCAGTAGTATTACTTGGAGGATCTCTTGCATTAACTCCAATCATTGGTTTTAGTTTTATGGGTTCTGAAGAAGAGAAAACCATTTACCTAACGTACACACCAGCTGCTGGTGAACTTGAGGCAGAATCGCTAGAAAATATTGAAGAAGTTGAACAAGAACTGATGAAACGTGACGATATAGACATTGTTCAAATTTCTTACAACAATAGTGCGTCTACAGACATGTCGGCTATCATGACGGGTGGGGCAAAAGGTGCGTTAATGTACCTGATTTTTGATCCTGACATGAAGGATTTTCCTGAAGTGAAAAAAGAAGTAGAAGATTATGTATTTAATATTGATCATTCTGGTGAATGGAAATCGCAAAATATGGCGATGGGTAGCATGAGTTCAAATGAAGTCAGCTACACATTGTACAGTGAAGATTTAGAAGACTTAAATAAAGCAGTGAACCAAGTGGAAGAGGCACTAAACGATGTTAAAAACTTGGAAGACGTTACATCTGATATGGAAAATCCATATGTGGAGCATGTGTTAAATGTGGATCAACAGGATGTGTTACAATACGGTCTAACCACCGCACAAATTGTTGGAGCACTAGCAAATACAGGTTCTGAAGACGTCTTAACAACCGTAGAAAATGACGGTGAAAAAATTGATGTCATCGTTCAACGTGAAGCAAAAACAGACGCAAAATCAATCGATGAATTGTTGGAAACTCAAATACCAACTGCATTGGGTACGACCATGCCGTTGTCTGAACTTGTAACCGTAGAAGAGGGAACAACCTATAACACATTAGCTCGTAGTGAAGGGGAATACTACTCTACCGTTTCTGGAACAGTAACAACAGATGATGTTTCTGCGGCAACCTCTGCAGCAGACAAAAAGATCGATGAACTTGATTTGCCTAAAGGAGTAACACTTGGAGTTTCTGGGGTAGCGGCGGATATGCAAGAAACGTTCACGCAACTTGGGGTAGCGATGTTGGCAGCTGTACTGATTGTGTACTTCATCTTAGTGGTCACATTCGGTGAAGGGTTAGCGCCATTTGCGATCCTATTCTCTCTACCATTTGCGGTGATTGGTTCCTTCGTAGGATTATGGATAGCTGGTGAGACAATCTCAGTATCCGTAATGATGGGACTATTGATGTTGATTGGTATCGTTGTTACGAACGCAATTGTACTCGTCGACCGTATTATTCATATGGAACGTGAAGGAATGTCGATCCGTGATGCAATCATTGAAGCGGGAGCAACAAGATTACGTCCAATTCTAATGACCGCCATCGCAACAATTGGTGCAATGGTACCGATGGTATTTGGCGCTGGTGGATCTGGCTTAATCTCAAAAGGATTAGCCATCACGGTCATTGGTGGTTTAACATCATCCACACTTCTCACACTAGTGATTGTACCGATTGTATATGAAGTACTTTCAAAGATGTTGAAGAAAAATCGTAAAGAAATTGAAGAGAACTAA